In Thalassospira marina, the following are encoded in one genomic region:
- a CDS encoding plasmid mobilization protein — translation MATNNRRLLVTLPEAESQRLDQLADQLRLSRSELLRRLLMNSKLPDQRTFEASQAILDLLRVNADQARLGNLFKLALDEPLSADLLAKFDQLIIDITATQNALKSLVREIDRSLHRKAS, via the coding sequence ATGGCAACAAATAACCGACGTCTGTTGGTCACATTGCCGGAAGCCGAGAGCCAGAGGCTCGACCAGTTGGCCGATCAACTGCGACTAAGCCGCTCCGAACTTCTGCGCCGTCTTCTCATGAACAGCAAACTGCCCGATCAGCGCACATTTGAAGCCTCCCAGGCCATTCTTGATCTTCTCAGGGTCAATGCCGACCAGGCGCGTCTCGGCAATCTCTTTAAACTGGCCCTAGATGAACCGCTGAGCGCCGATCTGCTGGCCAAGTTTGATCAGCTGATCATCGACATTACGGCGACCCAGAATGCGCTTAAAAGTCTGGTCCGCGAGATTGACCGTTCCCTGCATCGTAAAGCGTCATGA